In Synergistaceae bacterium, a genomic segment contains:
- a CDS encoding 50S ribosome-binding GTPase — protein MPRSVWYPGHMAKGTRKLNELASKLDLIVEVRDSRAPVSTSSPLIKALARIKPVIHVLSRKDLADPEKLNLWLNTFKHAFSADLRKKSGLNVIKKAILKFKPPHREVRLAVVGIPNVGKSLLLNSLINKSSASVGNIPGVTKSVNWYKNEGMLIVDSPGILDPHAESGAHLILSWLGCAKADVVGGWENAALMLIKFLCAKNMRDLLPVEYVDEPSELTLERIGRRMGCLISGGRVNYELAGQKFIEAFSSGRLGLVCLETPDSELAINFNHEAANVVQ, from the coding sequence ATGCCCCGTTCTGTATGGTATCCCGGCCACATGGCAAAGGGAACGCGAAAATTAAATGAATTAGCGTCAAAACTTGATTTAATCGTTGAAGTAAGGGACTCGCGCGCTCCTGTCTCTACTTCATCACCGTTAATTAAAGCATTGGCAAGAATCAAGCCCGTTATTCATGTTTTATCGCGTAAAGACTTGGCCGACCCCGAAAAATTAAATCTCTGGCTGAACACGTTTAAGCACGCATTCAGTGCAGACCTTCGCAAAAAATCGGGTTTAAATGTAATCAAGAAAGCGATATTAAAATTTAAGCCCCCTCACAGAGAAGTAAGACTCGCCGTCGTAGGTATTCCAAATGTCGGAAAATCTTTATTGCTTAATTCGTTAATAAATAAATCAAGTGCTTCAGTAGGCAATATCCCCGGCGTTACTAAGTCCGTGAACTGGTACAAGAATGAAGGAATGCTAATTGTTGATTCACCCGGTATTCTTGACCCTCACGCAGAGTCCGGCGCGCATTTAATTTTATCGTGGCTGGGATGTGCAAAAGCTGATGTTGTCGGAGGCTGGGAAAATGCGGCGTTAATGCTCATAAAATTTTTGTGCGCTAAAAATATGCGTGATCTATTGCCGGTTGAATATGTTGACGAACCTTCAGAGCTTACACTTGAAAGAATCGGCCGGCGTATGGGCTGCTTAATTTCGGGAGGGCGAGTCAATTACGAACTGGCCGGGCAAAAATTTATTGAGGCTTTCTCATCAGGCAGACTCGGACTCGTTTGTCTTGAGACCCCTGACTCAGAACTTGCTATAAATTTCAATCATGAGGCAGCTAACGTTGTTCAATGA
- a CDS encoding ribonuclease HII → MRQLTLFNDLILTSRADPVEAAESLEELCRRGAVIGTDEAGRGALAGPVVAAAVYLTREQEKILLNRKLRDSKRLTPKGREKLFAVMNEIGVLWRASMGSIARIERDNILQASLWAMAQSVKKLAAKLNTSPACIIVDGTERIPDINFSQWPLIKADDLIPVVSAASIVAKVIRDRLMARLDSKFPGYNLAKNKGYPTREHRERVKLIGLSDIHRESFCRKLLSGR, encoded by the coding sequence ATGAGGCAGCTAACGTTGTTCAATGATTTAATTCTCACGTCGAGAGCAGATCCGGTTGAGGCAGCCGAATCACTTGAAGAGCTTTGCAGACGAGGAGCAGTTATCGGCACTGATGAAGCGGGGCGGGGAGCTTTGGCCGGACCTGTTGTAGCAGCAGCAGTATATTTGACTCGTGAGCAGGAGAAAATATTATTAAATCGCAAATTGCGCGACTCTAAGCGTTTGACTCCTAAGGGACGAGAAAAATTATTTGCTGTAATGAACGAAATCGGCGTGTTATGGCGTGCTTCAATGGGCAGTATCGCACGAATCGAACGAGATAATATTTTACAGGCTTCATTATGGGCAATGGCTCAGAGCGTCAAGAAATTAGCTGCGAAATTAAATACTTCTCCCGCATGCATAATCGTTGACGGCACAGAGAGAATCCCGGATATAAATTTTTCTCAATGGCCGTTGATAAAAGCTGATGACTTAATACCGGTCGTATCGGCTGCTTCGATTGTCGCAAAAGTTATACGAGATAGATTAATGGCAAGGCTTGACTCAAAATTTCCCGGTTATAATCTTGCAAAAAATAAAGGTTATCCCACTAGAGAGCATAGAGAACGTGTAAAATTAATCGGACTGTCTGATATACATAGAGAGTCATTCTGCCGAAAATTATTAAGTGGAAGGTGA
- a CDS encoding EscU/YscU/HrcU family type III secretion system export apparatus switch protein, whose product MPEQNKRDKAVAVKYDNKKMAAPTVVAKGEGFIAQKIIERAIEADVPIVEDAALVSALISLELGEEIPAELYEVVARVLAWVYKLDRESAK is encoded by the coding sequence ATGCCCGAACAAAATAAACGTGATAAGGCTGTAGCAGTCAAATATGATAATAAGAAAATGGCCGCTCCTACTGTTGTAGCAAAGGGAGAAGGCTTTATCGCTCAAAAAATTATAGAACGCGCAATTGAAGCAGATGTACCTATTGTTGAAGATGCTGCGCTTGTGTCGGCTTTGATTTCTCTTGAGTTAGGCGAGGAGATTCCAGCAGAGTTATACGAGGTCGTCGCAAGAGTCTTAGCATGGGTCTACAAACTTGACAGGGAGTCAGCCAAATAA
- a CDS encoding YraN family protein, with the protein MTQAQELGRYAEDKAAEYILSLGWRVIARNIRNKYGELDIIAIDNDNNEIVIIEVRARTIGKIQSPLDSIGSRKLNALIKSAREFIEEELNWDGFWRIDFIGITITHKNEPDNWTLEHISDITAGMNIIS; encoded by the coding sequence ATGACTCAAGCTCAAGAGTTAGGCAGATACGCAGAAGATAAGGCAGCAGAATATATTTTGTCTCTCGGATGGCGCGTAATTGCACGTAATATCAGGAATAAATACGGCGAACTAGATATTATTGCAATAGATAACGACAACAACGAAATTGTAATTATTGAAGTCAGGGCGCGCACAATCGGGAAAATTCAATCACCGTTAGACTCGATAGGCTCACGAAAATTAAACGCGTTAATCAAGTCCGCACGTGAATTTATCGAGGAAGAACTAAACTGGGACGGTTTCTGGCGGATTGACTTTATTGGCATAACTATAACTCACAAAAATGAGCCTGATAATTGGACTCTTGAACACATAAGCGACATTACAGCAGGGATGAATATAATTTCATAA